Proteins from one Streptomyces genisteinicus genomic window:
- a CDS encoding peptidyl-tRNA hydrolase: MSSEHPGNGAGSADDSPFRREDESRDSAPQYVLPLVVRIERAEPPARTDALETAARAVLEILGDERSDGDGEWARAMRDWQDARIRKVVRRARGAEWRKACALPGITVTGKAAEVRVFPPVPLDGWPKELAKLQVSGTDLDDPAPPDPAALGEPVLWMSPEVEMSAGKAMAQAGHGAQLAWWELSGEQRAAWRAAGYPLAVRTAAPAGWGALTGSGLPVVRDAGFTEIAPGSCTVVADHPALPASRRT, translated from the coding sequence GTGAGCAGCGAACATCCCGGGAACGGCGCCGGCAGCGCCGACGACAGCCCGTTCCGGCGCGAGGACGAGAGCCGTGACAGCGCGCCGCAGTACGTCCTGCCGCTGGTGGTCCGCATCGAGCGCGCCGAACCACCGGCCCGCACCGACGCGTTGGAGACGGCGGCCCGGGCCGTGCTGGAGATCCTCGGCGACGAGCGCTCCGACGGCGACGGCGAGTGGGCCCGCGCCATGCGGGACTGGCAGGACGCGCGGATCCGCAAGGTCGTGCGGCGGGCGCGTGGCGCGGAGTGGCGCAAGGCGTGCGCGCTGCCCGGCATCACGGTCACCGGGAAGGCGGCCGAGGTACGGGTGTTCCCGCCGGTACCGCTCGACGGCTGGCCCAAGGAGCTGGCCAAACTCCAGGTGTCCGGCACCGATCTCGACGACCCCGCGCCCCCGGACCCCGCCGCCCTCGGGGAGCCCGTGCTGTGGATGAGCCCCGAGGTGGAGATGTCCGCGGGCAAGGCCATGGCGCAGGCGGGACACGGCGCACAGCTCGCCTGGTGGGAGCTGTCGGGTGAGCAGCGTGCGGCCTGGCGGGCGGCGGGCTACCCGCTGGCGGTGCGCACCGCCGCACCCGCCGGGTGGGGCGCCCTCACGGGCAGCGGACTGCCCGTGGTGCGCGACGCCGGCTTCACCGAGATCGCCCCCGGCTCCTGCACGGTGGTCGCCGACCATCCCGCGCTGCCCGCCTCCCGCAGGACGTGA
- a CDS encoding polysaccharide deacetylase family protein, translating to MGAGVIALTACAPPGATGPSASSPASPGSLTSPASRDTPVPPRPGNPKERRHAPAAGGPAPVFSRATARPGSAVPRTVALTFDADMTADQGPRAARGERFDNPGLIDALRTLKVPSTVFMTGRWAEEYPAQARSIGTDPLFETANHSYSHHAFTPGCYGLPVVDRTRMLADVERARQVFERVGVRNAVPYFRFPGGCHDDDALRAVAPAGVTAVQWDVVSGDAFATDAGAVAEQVLAGVEPGSLVVMHCTRSAAPVTEQAVRRIVPELRRRGYRFVKVSELMRG from the coding sequence ATGGGCGCCGGTGTCATCGCCCTCACCGCGTGCGCCCCACCGGGCGCCACCGGCCCCTCCGCCTCGTCACCGGCCTCCCCCGGCTCTCTCACCTCACCTGCCTCGCGCGACACCCCCGTACCGCCCCGGCCCGGCAATCCGAAGGAACGGCGCCACGCTCCGGCGGCCGGCGGGCCGGCGCCCGTGTTCTCGCGGGCCACGGCCCGCCCCGGGAGCGCCGTGCCCAGGACAGTCGCGCTCACCTTCGACGCCGACATGACAGCCGACCAGGGCCCGCGCGCCGCCCGGGGGGAACGGTTCGACAATCCGGGACTGATCGACGCGCTGCGCACCCTGAAGGTGCCGTCGACCGTGTTCATGACCGGCCGCTGGGCGGAGGAGTACCCGGCGCAGGCGAGGTCCATCGGCACGGACCCGCTCTTCGAGACCGCCAACCACTCCTACAGCCACCACGCCTTCACCCCCGGCTGCTACGGCCTCCCGGTCGTCGACCGCACGCGCATGCTGGCCGACGTGGAGCGCGCCCGGCAGGTGTTCGAACGCGTCGGCGTCCGCAACGCCGTGCCGTACTTCCGCTTCCCCGGCGGGTGCCACGACGACGACGCCCTGCGTGCCGTCGCCCCCGCGGGCGTCACCGCGGTGCAGTGGGACGTGGTGAGCGGCGACGCCTTCGCCACGGACGCCGGCGCCGTGGCCGAACAGGTCCTCGCAGGGGTGGAACCGGGGTCCCTGGTCGTCATGCACTGCACCCGCAGCGCCGCCCCCGTCACGGAGCAGGCGGTCCGCCGCATCGTCCCGGAACTGCGCCGCCGGGGCTACCGCTTCGTGAAGGTCTCCGAGCTGATGCGCGGCTGA
- a CDS encoding chemotaxis protein: protein MDTDALTPARLRQLRAHKPYPAVSLTMPTHRAGQDGEQDAVRLRNLMAEAERRLGDDGVDRATGAGVRAQLERAVAELDLRQAQDGLAILADAQEYQLWRLPRSVPERVVLSDSYLTRNLVSAKAQARPYWVLVVAADRTTLWSGSGETLDEHTGDGFPQTRPQEDFDPQREERQGDTASTFTDEWTRQYLREVDGAVGSILEADPRPLFLVGLAPALSVLRDAGPATAAAVGRVVKGGLTDGPAAELLKELRPALDEYRTRHAAAVAGRLDAARGRKVFAAGLDEVWGAVRDERAALVVVEEHFQRTVRVTSGHLQPVDPSEPDDEEVREDIVDEIVETALDGGAEVIFVPDGTLTEHGGVAAELRY, encoded by the coding sequence ATGGACACCGACGCCTTGACCCCCGCGCGCCTGCGGCAGCTGCGCGCGCACAAGCCCTACCCCGCCGTCTCCCTGACGATGCCGACCCACCGTGCCGGTCAGGACGGTGAGCAGGACGCGGTACGGCTCCGGAACCTGATGGCCGAGGCGGAGCGCCGGCTCGGCGACGACGGTGTCGACCGGGCGACGGGCGCCGGGGTGCGGGCCCAGCTCGAACGCGCGGTGGCGGAGCTGGACCTGCGGCAGGCGCAGGACGGGCTCGCCATCCTCGCCGACGCCCAGGAGTACCAGCTGTGGCGCCTGCCCCGTTCGGTGCCCGAGCGGGTCGTCCTCAGCGACAGCTATCTGACCCGCAACCTGGTGTCGGCCAAGGCGCAGGCACGGCCCTACTGGGTGCTGGTCGTGGCGGCGGACCGGACGACGCTGTGGAGCGGGTCGGGGGAGACCCTGGACGAGCACACCGGGGACGGATTCCCGCAGACCAGGCCGCAGGAGGACTTCGACCCGCAGCGCGAGGAACGCCAGGGCGACACGGCGAGCACCTTCACGGACGAGTGGACGCGGCAGTACCTGCGCGAGGTCGACGGAGCCGTCGGCTCGATCCTGGAGGCGGACCCCCGTCCGCTGTTCCTCGTCGGACTCGCGCCCGCGCTCAGCGTCCTGCGGGACGCCGGACCGGCGACGGCGGCTGCCGTGGGCCGCGTCGTCAAGGGCGGGCTGACCGACGGCCCGGCGGCCGAGCTGCTGAAGGAGCTGCGGCCCGCACTGGACGAGTACCGCACCCGGCACGCGGCAGCCGTGGCGGGCCGGCTCGACGCCGCCCGCGGCCGCAAGGTCTTCGCCGCCGGGCTGGACGAGGTCTGGGGCGCGGTCCGCGACGAGCGGGCGGCGCTCGTCGTCGTCGAGGAGCACTTCCAGCGCACCGTCCGCGTCACCTCGGGGCATCTCCAGCCGGTCGACCCGTCGGAGCCGGACGACGAGGAGGTGCGCGAGGACATCGTCGACGAGATCGTCGAGACGGCCCTCGACGGCGGGGCCGAGGTGATCTTCGTCCCGGACGGCACGCTGACCGAACACGGCGGCGTCGCCGCGGAGTTGCGCTACTGA
- a CDS encoding trypsin-like peptidase domain-containing protein, producing the protein MEQPRDRAVTPPGGREASWERGTARVLHDGRPVGVAFLIPDRLLLTCAHVVAATAGLPDDEALPDGLVVALDFPLLPGRPRTEASVHFSVPVAGDNSGDVAVLGLRGEPPRGAAPLRIVEAEDLAGHRWRAFGFPQYPGRGGGKDAGIWTRGTVEGRESTGWWQLTCAEETPFPLAGGFSGAPVWDEEYGGVIGMVVAVEGDRRRRTGYALTVGSLTREWPELRRRLLADSPYRELLPFTENDRGIFHGRADETRRLLELLEGQVPVLPVLGPSGVGKSSLVGAGLLGRLDPGRHVVARVPHGLRLTAEELLAWALASAGDADVLRADWHDRWSGLARQLTSEQGLRSAVERTLARHGERSRLVLVADQFETLLTEAPATARRLDAMLGVLTARRADGTRPAQAVVVARVDFLRQIERLPHLHAAWEATSVVVQPMVREQLRDVIVRPLDGHAGVRFADGLVEQLLRDTPQGPAALPMLEYTLSRLWERQERGWLTTTAYQELGGVEGALASDAEQRLWERADEGERRSLERVLIQLVRPGEELDAGGRGPDLRRVAARTQFSADDWALIHRLAGTRLVVVTRRPTGHDTAELAHQALVDRWPRLREWVEENRAFRGWQEELRRSLRAWQDQGRPRSGILGRGRVREAQRWLRERGAEVPAEEAGFVETSVRVRRRRHALLAGLAALVGLVLVAAGLAVLDARGAGGEQRALAAARSLTELSREHAATDPALAARLALAAQGISATPGTRARLLSAVSSPLRATLPAEGEARSVAFSPDGRTLATAGGDGTARLWDVAGRRLSATLDIGGQVQTVAFGPDGRTLVIGRSGRQAHVYDTGTGRRSAVLDGAGGEAVFSPDGATIATSGARGEVLFWDARTHRRTGGLQVHRDTEGAMSSLLAFSPDGGTLAVTVTGHDTADGDKSAVQLWDVREGRRTATLRGHSGWVTSLAFGPDGNTLATGASDATTQLWDVRSGRSAAALGGQDGSVFALAFSPDGTTLASGSQDGSVWLWDVRARTAVTALNGHTGIVGALAFDPGGTTLASGGEDATVRLWDVRAGRPRASFAGPGGSGRPAAYSPDGTVLAAGDDGGTVHLRDARTGTARGRLSGLGGEVSAVAFSPDGRFLAAAGHDTRDVLLWDTRTLRRVGVLEGHGRPVQSVRFSPDGSTLATASHIDRTTRLWSLRTRRQLASFPSAVTWTAFSPDGRTLATGGRTFSSVHLWDARTHKGLGALTGHTGMVGAADFSPDGATLATASWDGTVRLWDVRRHRRTATLTGHTAQVQSVAFTPDGTRLVSGARDATAMLWDARTHRRLATFRGHTGTVWSAVVSPDGGTLATAGEDRTVRLWDLATRSRSAVLTGHTRALLSALFSPDGRSLVTHGGDGTVRLWDTRAFGDLTELTRAACAIAGRPLTEEEWDRHVPDGIAYRRTCG; encoded by the coding sequence GTGGAGCAGCCCAGAGACCGGGCCGTGACACCGCCGGGCGGGCGGGAGGCGTCCTGGGAACGCGGAACCGCCCGGGTGCTGCACGACGGCCGCCCCGTCGGGGTGGCCTTCCTGATCCCCGACCGGCTGCTCCTCACCTGCGCCCATGTCGTCGCCGCCACCGCGGGGCTGCCGGACGACGAGGCGCTGCCGGACGGCCTGGTGGTCGCCCTCGACTTCCCGCTGCTGCCCGGCCGCCCACGGACCGAGGCGTCCGTGCACTTCAGCGTGCCCGTGGCCGGTGACAACAGCGGCGATGTCGCCGTCCTCGGGCTGCGCGGCGAGCCGCCGCGGGGCGCCGCGCCCCTGCGGATCGTCGAGGCCGAGGACCTGGCCGGGCACCGCTGGCGGGCGTTCGGCTTCCCGCAGTACCCGGGGCGGGGCGGCGGCAAGGACGCCGGGATCTGGACCCGTGGCACCGTGGAGGGCCGCGAGAGCACCGGGTGGTGGCAGCTGACCTGCGCCGAGGAGACGCCGTTCCCGCTGGCCGGCGGCTTCAGCGGGGCCCCGGTGTGGGACGAGGAGTACGGCGGCGTGATCGGCATGGTCGTCGCCGTGGAGGGGGACCGCCGGCGCCGGACCGGTTACGCCCTGACCGTGGGGTCCCTCACCCGGGAGTGGCCCGAGCTGCGCAGAAGGCTCCTCGCCGACAGCCCGTACCGCGAACTGCTGCCGTTCACCGAGAACGACCGCGGCATCTTCCACGGCCGCGCGGACGAGACGCGGCGGCTGCTCGAACTGCTGGAGGGCCAGGTCCCCGTCCTGCCGGTGCTCGGACCTTCCGGCGTCGGCAAGTCCTCCCTGGTCGGGGCAGGTCTGCTCGGCCGGCTCGACCCCGGCCGCCATGTGGTCGCCCGCGTGCCGCACGGGCTGCGTCTCACCGCCGAGGAACTGCTGGCCTGGGCCCTGGCCTCGGCCGGGGACGCGGACGTCCTGCGGGCGGACTGGCACGACCGCTGGTCGGGGCTGGCCCGGCAGCTCACCAGCGAGCAGGGGCTCCGCAGCGCCGTCGAACGCACGCTGGCCCGCCACGGGGAGCGGTCCCGGCTGGTCCTGGTGGCCGACCAGTTCGAGACCCTGCTGACGGAGGCGCCCGCCACCGCCCGCCGGCTGGACGCCATGCTCGGGGTCCTGACGGCCCGTCGCGCGGACGGCACCCGTCCCGCGCAGGCCGTCGTCGTCGCCCGTGTCGACTTCCTCCGCCAGATCGAGCGGCTGCCCCACCTCCACGCGGCATGGGAGGCCACCTCCGTGGTGGTGCAGCCGATGGTCCGGGAGCAGCTGCGGGACGTGATCGTCCGTCCGCTCGACGGACACGCCGGAGTCCGGTTCGCCGACGGACTCGTCGAGCAGCTGCTGCGGGACACCCCGCAGGGACCGGCCGCGCTGCCGATGCTGGAGTACACGCTGAGCCGCCTGTGGGAGCGGCAGGAGCGCGGATGGCTGACCACCACCGCGTACCAGGAACTCGGCGGTGTGGAGGGCGCGCTGGCCTCGGACGCCGAGCAGAGGCTGTGGGAGCGGGCGGACGAGGGCGAACGCCGGTCCCTGGAGCGCGTCCTGATCCAGCTCGTGCGTCCCGGCGAGGAGCTGGACGCGGGCGGGCGCGGCCCGGACCTCCGCAGGGTCGCGGCGCGCACGCAGTTCTCCGCGGACGACTGGGCCCTGATCCACCGCCTGGCCGGTACGCGGCTCGTCGTGGTGACCCGCCGTCCGACCGGACACGACACGGCGGAGCTCGCGCACCAGGCGCTGGTGGACAGGTGGCCGCGGCTGCGGGAGTGGGTCGAGGAGAACCGCGCGTTCCGCGGCTGGCAGGAGGAGCTGCGCCGTTCCCTGCGCGCCTGGCAGGACCAGGGCCGCCCCCGGTCGGGGATTCTGGGCCGGGGCCGGGTCCGCGAGGCACAACGGTGGCTGCGCGAACGCGGCGCCGAGGTGCCGGCGGAGGAGGCCGGGTTCGTCGAGACGAGTGTGCGCGTCCGGCGCCGCCGGCACGCGCTCCTCGCGGGGCTCGCCGCTCTCGTCGGCCTCGTCCTCGTCGCGGCCGGCCTCGCCGTGCTCGACGCCCGCGGGGCCGGCGGCGAGCAGCGCGCGCTGGCCGCCGCACGGAGCCTGACGGAGCTGAGCCGGGAGCACGCCGCCACCGACCCGGCGCTGGCGGCGCGGCTCGCCCTGGCCGCCCAGGGCATCTCCGCGACACCCGGGACACGCGCCCGGCTCCTGTCCGCGGTCTCCTCGCCGCTGCGGGCCACGCTCCCGGCCGAGGGGGAGGCGCGCTCGGTGGCGTTCAGCCCCGACGGCAGGACCCTCGCGACGGCGGGGGGCGACGGCACGGCCCGTCTGTGGGACGTGGCCGGCCGCCGGCTCTCGGCCACGCTCGACATCGGCGGCCAGGTGCAGACCGTGGCCTTCGGCCCGGACGGCAGGACGCTCGTGATCGGCCGGTCCGGCCGGCAGGCGCACGTGTACGACACCGGCACCGGGCGACGGTCCGCCGTGCTCGACGGCGCCGGGGGCGAGGCGGTCTTCAGCCCCGACGGCGCCACGATCGCCACCAGCGGCGCGCGCGGCGAGGTGCTGTTCTGGGACGCCCGGACCCATCGGAGGACGGGCGGGCTCCAGGTCCACCGCGACACCGAGGGCGCCATGTCCTCCCTCCTCGCCTTCAGTCCGGACGGCGGGACGCTGGCCGTCACGGTCACCGGACACGACACCGCCGACGGGGACAAGTCCGCGGTCCAGCTCTGGGACGTACGGGAGGGGCGCCGCACCGCGACGCTGAGGGGCCACTCGGGGTGGGTCACCTCGCTCGCCTTCGGCCCGGACGGGAACACGCTGGCCACCGGGGCGAGCGACGCCACGACACAGCTGTGGGACGTGCGCAGCGGCCGGTCGGCGGCCGCCCTCGGCGGGCAGGACGGCAGCGTCTTCGCGCTCGCGTTCTCCCCGGACGGGACGACGCTGGCGAGCGGGTCGCAGGACGGCTCCGTCTGGCTGTGGGACGTGCGGGCGCGCACGGCCGTGACCGCGCTGAACGGCCACACCGGCATCGTCGGCGCCCTCGCGTTCGACCCCGGCGGCACGACACTGGCGAGCGGGGGCGAGGACGCCACCGTCCGGCTGTGGGACGTGCGGGCCGGGCGGCCACGGGCCTCGTTCGCCGGGCCGGGCGGGTCCGGCCGGCCGGCCGCGTACAGCCCGGACGGGACGGTGCTCGCCGCCGGTGACGACGGCGGGACCGTGCACCTGCGCGATGCCCGCACCGGCACGGCACGGGGCCGCCTCTCCGGGCTCGGCGGCGAGGTGAGCGCGGTGGCCTTCAGCCCGGACGGCCGGTTCCTCGCCGCCGCCGGCCACGACACCCGTGACGTCCTGCTGTGGGACACGCGCACCCTCCGGCGCGTCGGCGTCCTCGAAGGCCACGGCAGACCCGTCCAGTCCGTGCGCTTCAGCCCCGACGGCAGCACCCTCGCGACCGCGAGCCACATCGACCGGACCACCCGCCTGTGGAGCCTGCGCACCCGCCGGCAACTGGCCTCCTTCCCCAGCGCGGTCACCTGGACGGCCTTCAGCCCCGACGGGAGGACCCTCGCGACCGGCGGCCGCACGTTCTCGTCCGTGCATCTGTGGGACGCCCGGACGCACAAGGGCCTCGGGGCACTGACCGGGCACACCGGCATGGTCGGCGCCGCGGACTTCAGCCCGGACGGCGCCACCCTCGCGACGGCGAGCTGGGACGGCACGGTACGTCTGTGGGACGTCCGGCGTCACCGGCGGACGGCGACGCTGACCGGGCACACCGCCCAGGTGCAGTCGGTGGCCTTCACCCCCGACGGGACCCGGCTCGTCAGCGGCGCCCGCGACGCCACGGCGATGCTGTGGGACGCGCGTACCCATCGCCGTCTCGCCACCTTCCGCGGCCACACCGGCACCGTCTGGTCGGCGGTCGTCAGCCCGGACGGCGGCACGCTGGCCACCGCGGGCGAGGACCGGACCGTCCGGCTGTGGGACCTCGCGACCCGCAGCCGGTCGGCGGTGCTCACGGGCCACACCCGGGCGCTGCTGTCGGCGCTCTTCTCCCCCGACGGACGGTCCCTGGTCACCCACGGCGGCGACGGGACCGTACGGCTCTGGGACACGCGGGCCTTCGGCGACCTCACCGAACTCACCCGCGCGGCCTGCGCGATCGCGGGGCGGCCCCTGACCGAGGAGGAATGGGACCGCCACGTCCCCGACGGGATCGCGTACCGCCGCACCTGCGGCTGA
- a CDS encoding CU044_2847 family protein: MYLSVPFEDGDSFVVELPDEQGSGVIRARRGDELFETSADTFESGMARVQRVAATMLERLADLPRRPDHIRAEFGLRITAEAGVVVAKGSGEAHILLELEWSSPETGP; the protein is encoded by the coding sequence GTGTATCTGAGCGTTCCCTTCGAGGACGGTGACTCCTTCGTCGTCGAGTTGCCCGACGAGCAGGGCTCCGGGGTGATCCGGGCCCGCCGGGGCGACGAGCTCTTCGAGACCTCCGCCGACACCTTCGAGTCGGGCATGGCCCGCGTGCAGCGGGTGGCCGCCACCATGCTGGAGCGGCTGGCGGATCTTCCGCGCCGTCCCGATCACATCCGTGCGGAGTTCGGGCTGCGGATCACCGCGGAGGCGGGCGTGGTCGTGGCGAAGGGCTCCGGTGAGGCGCACATCCTGCTGGAGCTGGAGTGGAGCAGCCCAGAGACCGGGCCGTGA
- a CDS encoding S1 family peptidase codes for MSHRRIPKRKAVLAGAGAVGIAAAAVLLPHANASQSGRSDEAAPRTMSASGAQDLLSRLGPSLGDAYGGAYYDAGRRQLVVNIAGGDDRAAERVLGAGAVARAVDNSMGELAGAAGTLAERAAIPGTAWAVDPRTNRLVVTADRTVTGERWDRLEAAVGALDAGTAEVERSRGAFTLFLEGGDAVFGGGARCSLGFNVTTGDGAPGFLTAGHCGVAAAQWSEEPNGAPVGTVRAATFPGDGDFALVTYDDPAAEAPSTVDLGNGQTLDIVGAGEAAVGLEVFRMGSTTGLRDGRVTGLDATVNYPEGTVTGLVQTDVCAEPGDSGGALFTRDGTAIGLTSGGSGDCTSGGETFFHPVTTALAAVGARIGAGQGDGGGAADGAGRGAGASGQGQGDGTGPEDGGRQGGDAPDDGGQAADHG; via the coding sequence TTGAGTCACAGGCGAATACCCAAGCGGAAGGCCGTGCTGGCCGGAGCCGGGGCGGTGGGCATCGCCGCGGCGGCCGTGCTGCTGCCCCACGCCAACGCCTCGCAGTCGGGCCGGAGCGACGAGGCGGCACCCCGCACCATGAGCGCATCCGGTGCGCAGGATCTGCTCTCCCGGCTGGGCCCGTCGCTCGGCGACGCGTACGGGGGCGCGTACTACGACGCCGGGCGGAGGCAGCTCGTCGTCAACATCGCCGGCGGCGACGACCGGGCGGCCGAGCGGGTCCTCGGTGCGGGCGCCGTCGCCCGCGCCGTCGACAACAGCATGGGCGAACTCGCCGGCGCGGCCGGCACGCTCGCCGAACGGGCCGCGATCCCCGGCACGGCATGGGCGGTCGATCCCCGGACCAACCGGCTCGTCGTCACGGCGGACCGCACGGTGACCGGTGAACGCTGGGACAGGCTGGAGGCGGCGGTCGGCGCGCTGGACGCGGGCACCGCGGAGGTCGAGCGCTCCCGTGGCGCGTTCACCCTGTTCCTGGAGGGCGGCGACGCCGTCTTCGGCGGAGGCGCGCGCTGCTCCCTCGGCTTCAACGTGACGACCGGCGACGGTGCGCCCGGCTTCCTCACCGCCGGACACTGCGGGGTCGCGGCCGCGCAGTGGTCCGAGGAGCCGAACGGCGCCCCGGTGGGCACGGTGCGGGCCGCGACGTTCCCCGGCGACGGCGACTTCGCCCTCGTCACGTACGACGACCCGGCCGCCGAGGCGCCGAGCACGGTCGACCTCGGCAACGGGCAGACCCTGGACATCGTCGGCGCGGGGGAGGCCGCGGTGGGTCTGGAAGTGTTCCGGATGGGCAGCACGACCGGCCTCAGGGACGGCCGGGTCACCGGACTGGACGCCACCGTCAACTACCCGGAGGGGACGGTCACCGGACTCGTCCAGACCGATGTGTGCGCCGAACCGGGCGACAGCGGCGGAGCCCTGTTCACGCGGGACGGCACGGCGATCGGCCTGACGTCCGGCGGCAGCGGGGACTGCACGTCCGGCGGGGAGACGTTCTTCCACCCGGTCACCACGGCCCTGGCCGCGGTCGGCGCCCGCATCGGCGCGGGCCAGGGCGACGGCGGCGGCGCGGCGGACGGCGCGGGCCGGGGAGCCGGAGCGTCCGGGCAGGGTCAGGGCGACGGGACCGGCCCGGAGGACGGCGGCAGGCAGGGAGGTGACGCACCGGACGACGGCGGACAGGCGGCGGACCACGGCTGA
- a CDS encoding cupin domain-containing protein codes for MAQPPPAVGVLAVVTGLIAAARDDTAGALWRLAPVARQLDANVIRVPPGERVAPHVEPDLDVLLCVLHGSGELTVAGGTDHLEPGGLAWLPRGTERSLVAGPEGLVHLTAHRRRPGLAIGSAPPSAAAAASPSHRRSRAATDGGATDGGEPACLLYRVCSACDRPAESSDARFCARCGTRLPD; via the coding sequence ATGGCGCAGCCGCCGCCCGCCGTCGGCGTGCTCGCCGTCGTGACCGGGCTGATCGCCGCCGCGCGGGACGACACGGCCGGCGCCCTGTGGCGGCTGGCCCCGGTCGCACGCCAACTGGACGCCAACGTGATCCGGGTCCCGCCCGGCGAGCGCGTCGCTCCCCACGTCGAGCCCGACCTTGACGTGCTCCTGTGCGTGCTGCACGGCAGCGGGGAGCTGACCGTGGCGGGCGGCACCGACCACCTCGAACCGGGCGGCCTGGCCTGGCTGCCGCGCGGCACCGAACGCTCCCTCGTCGCGGGGCCCGAGGGGCTCGTCCACCTCACCGCCCACCGCCGCAGGCCCGGCCTGGCCATCGGCTCCGCGCCTCCCTCGGCCGCCGCCGCGGCCTCCCCGTCCCACCGCCGGAGCCGGGCCGCGACGGACGGCGGTGCGACGGACGGCGGCGAGCCGGCATGCCTGCTGTACCGCGTCTGCTCCGCCTGCGACCGCCCGGCCGAGTCGTCGGACGCCCGCTTCTGCGCCCGCTGCGGCACCCGCCTGCCGGACTGA
- a CDS encoding AIM24 family protein — MKSELFSNENMAQQATVAGMTLQNAKSVKYTVNGEMHARQGSMIAFRGNLQFERKGQGIGGMLKRAVTGEGLALMAVRGQGEAWFAHEAANCFIVDIEPGDALTVNGRNVLCFDASLSYEIKAVKGAGMTGGGLFNSVFTGHGKLAVMCEGTPIVIPVSHQQPVYVDTDAVVGWSAHLATSLHRSQSVGSMIRGGSGEAVQLKLEGEGFVIVRPSEAAPHRPAQS, encoded by the coding sequence ATGAAGAGCGAGCTGTTCAGCAACGAGAACATGGCCCAGCAGGCGACGGTCGCGGGGATGACCCTGCAGAACGCCAAGTCGGTGAAGTACACGGTCAACGGCGAGATGCACGCCCGGCAGGGCTCGATGATCGCCTTCCGGGGCAACCTCCAGTTCGAGCGCAAGGGGCAGGGCATCGGCGGCATGCTCAAGCGGGCCGTCACCGGCGAGGGCCTGGCGCTGATGGCCGTCCGCGGCCAGGGCGAGGCGTGGTTCGCGCACGAGGCGGCCAACTGCTTCATCGTCGACATCGAGCCGGGCGACGCGCTGACGGTCAACGGGCGCAACGTGCTGTGCTTCGACGCCTCCCTGTCGTACGAGATAAAGGCGGTCAAGGGCGCCGGCATGACCGGCGGCGGCCTCTTCAACAGCGTCTTCACCGGTCACGGCAAGCTGGCCGTGATGTGCGAGGGCACCCCGATCGTCATTCCCGTCAGCCACCAGCAGCCGGTGTACGTCGACACCGACGCCGTCGTCGGCTGGAGCGCACACCTCGCCACGTCCCTGCACCGCTCGCAGTCCGTCGGGTCGATGATCCGCGGCGGTTCGGGCGAGGCCGTGCAGCTCAAGCTGGAGGGCGAGGGGTTCGTGATCGTCCGCCCGAGCGAGGCGGCCCCGCACCGGCCCGCACAGAGCTGA
- a CDS encoding nucleotidyltransferase domain-containing protein, whose translation MTAVDWKRALEPMLREWDPRPEAAVLVGSHVRGEATAWSDIDVVCVGAGPGYAYRLTGLGPVSWTFATAEEHRAGMANHHSCGQTVPAWRDAYVLDDPHGRARELVALAREWTWDTLDPAPERWAADAVHGYAEEVMKVHAAVAREDWVNARVQASILAVHLAPAIAAGTRTFFTSENHLWHLLGERLGDGWRANQEAALATRGEAPRESCAAAIALFRDACALFGDSMSAGQRAVVRHALGAAGA comes from the coding sequence ATGACCGCCGTCGACTGGAAGCGGGCGCTGGAGCCGATGCTGCGGGAATGGGACCCGCGGCCGGAGGCCGCGGTGCTGGTCGGGAGCCATGTCAGGGGCGAGGCGACCGCGTGGTCCGACATCGACGTGGTGTGCGTCGGGGCGGGGCCGGGCTACGCCTACCGGCTGACCGGGCTGGGGCCCGTGTCCTGGACGTTCGCGACCGCGGAGGAGCACCGGGCCGGGATGGCGAACCACCACTCCTGCGGCCAGACCGTTCCCGCCTGGCGGGACGCGTACGTGCTCGACGACCCGCACGGACGGGCCCGTGAGCTCGTCGCCCTCGCCCGGGAGTGGACGTGGGACACCCTCGACCCCGCCCCGGAGCGGTGGGCGGCCGATGCGGTCCACGGCTACGCGGAGGAGGTGATGAAGGTGCACGCGGCCGTGGCGCGCGAGGACTGGGTCAACGCCCGTGTGCAGGCGTCGATCCTCGCCGTGCACCTGGCGCCCGCGATCGCGGCCGGCACCCGGACCTTCTTCACGTCCGAGAACCACCTCTGGCACCTGCTCGGGGAGCGCCTCGGCGACGGCTGGCGCGCGAACCAGGAGGCGGCCCTCGCCACCCGGGGCGAGGCGCCGCGGGAGAGCTGCGCCGCGGCGATCGCGCTGTTCCGCGACGCCTGCGCCCTCTTCGGCGACAGCATGTCCGCCGGGCAGCGCGCGGTCGTCCGCCACGCCCTCGGCGCCGCCGGCGCCTGA